One Lycium barbarum isolate Lr01 chromosome 5, ASM1917538v2, whole genome shotgun sequence genomic window carries:
- the LOC132639354 gene encoding uncharacterized protein LOC132639354 — translation MDVIGPIETPASNGHRFILVAIDYFSKWVEASTYKVVTKKVVADFVRNNIVCRFGIPESIITDNAANLNGDLMRDTCEKFRIAHRNSTAYRPQMNEAIEAATKNIKKILRKITDSHRRWHEKLPYALLGYRTTARTSTGATPYMLVYGSEAVIPAEVEIPSLRIIQDVGLDDAEWICSRHEQLMLIDEKRMDVVCHGQLYQNRMSKAFNKRVRTRKFKPGQLVLKRIFPHQDEAKGKFAPNWQGPYVVHRVLSGGALILAEMDGKVSTKPINSDSVKKYYI, via the coding sequence atggatgtgatTGGACCTATTGAAACCCCTGCATCAAATGGGCATCGCTTCATCTTGGTGGCCATCGATTATTTCAGTAAATGGGTCGAAGCTTCAACGTACAAGGTTGTAACAAAGAAGGTGGTAGCAGATTTTGTTCGCAACAATATAGTTTGCCGATTTGGGATTCCAGAGTCAATTATCACAGATAATGCAGCCAATCTCAACGGCGATCTTATGAGAGACACTTGTGAAAAGTTTAGGATTGCCCACCGAAATTCCACAGCTTATCGACCACAAATGAATGAAGCAATCGAGGCAGCAACtaagaacatcaagaagatcTTGAGGAAGATAACAGACAGTCATAGGCGGTGGCATGAAAAGTTGCCATATGCTTTGCTTGGTTACCGTACCACTGCTAGAACATCCACAGGAGCAACTCCTTATATGTTGGTCTATGGTTCTGAAGCTGTGATACCCGCAGAAGTAGAGATACCGTCTCTAAGGATTATCCAAGATGTTGGTTTGGACGATGCAGAATGGATATGTAGTAGACACGAAcagttgatgctcattgatgagaAAAGGATGGACGTTGTCTGTCACGGTCAGCTTTATCAGAACAGGATGTCCAAGGCATTTAACAAGAGAGTAAGGACTAGGAAATTCAAACCAGGGCAGTTGGTTTTAAAGCGAATATTTCCTCATCAGGACGAagctaaagggaaattcgcaccaAATTGGCAAGGTCCATACGTGGTTCATCGAGTGCTTTCAGGAGGAGCATTGATTTTGGCAGAAATGGATGGTAAAGTGAGCACGAAGCCCATCAACTCGGACTCGGTCAAGAAGTACTACATCTGA